The following proteins come from a genomic window of Salminus brasiliensis chromosome 15, fSalBra1.hap2, whole genome shotgun sequence:
- the sertad2a gene encoding SERTA domain-containing protein 2 codes for MSCTMGLKRKLGPEDQDDPEKGPKVAALSEDPHPAYSLQRQAVLQLSLQKLCAQVETALVRRVLITNMLKYIQQELSQQGALIMPQTSSAAAEVSHGNRVDAEGSSQLTPAWVLEQDGELFLSLQSSVPSRPSQKDSFSSALAEIEDLCPTVTDPAASTPSLIAQLAPPECFSDRSSKLSSQTSELSEKQTPTHPGSNGLCEYVPTSSPVCLPELSLDDFLFSDIDSFLCELNACGQNASLTQGSPAPSRVVSMVTDDFMRSLTGQPFKTDLNELDHIMELLVGS; via the coding sequence ATGTCGTGTACGATGGGTCTGAAGAGAAAGCTCGGGCCGGAAGACCAGGATGATCCTGAAAAGGGACCCAAAGTGGCGGCCTTATCGGAAGACCCCCACCCGGCCTACTCCCTCCAGAGGCAGGCGGTGCTGCAGCTGTCCCTGCAGAAGCTCTGCGCTCAGGTGGAGACGGCCCTGGTGCGGCGCGTCCTCATCACCAACATGCTGAAGTACATCCAGCAGGAGCTcagccagcagggggcgctgatCATGCCTCAGACATCGAGCGCGGCTGCTGAGGTCAGCCACGGGAACAGGGTCGACGCCGAGGGCAGTTCTCAGTTGACCCCGGCGTGGGTTCTGGAGCAGGACGGGGAACTGTTTTTGTCTTTGCAGTCGTCCGTCCCCTCCAGACCTTCTCAAAAGGACAGCTTTTCCTCAGCGCTGGCTGAAATCGAGGACTTGTGTCCCACTGTAACGGACCCTGCCGCTTCCACGCCTTCGTTAATCGCACAGCTGGCCCCTCCGGAGTGCTTTTCTGACAGAAGCAGTAAACTCAGCTCTCAAACCTCTGAACTGTCAGAAAAACAGACTCCGACTCATCCCGGCTCAAACGGGCTTTGTGAGTACGTCCCCACGTCCAGCCCGGTTTGTCTCCCCGAACTTTCCCTGGACGATTTCCTCTTCTCGGACATCGACAGCTTCTTGTGCGAGCTGAACGCTTGTGGCCAAAACGCGAGCCTTACCCAGGGCTCGCCGGCGCCGTCCAGGGTCGTTTCCATGGTAACGGATGACTTCATGAGGAGCCTGACCGGCCAGCCTTTTAAAACGGACCTGAACGAGCTGGACCACATCATGGAGCTGCTGGTCGGCTCGTGA
- the lgalsla gene encoding galectin-related protein — MAELGVGEDVRSGTPGKRLDTSGQISPFVSPSKDEQKQLAVPFCGSIKGGMRPGKKITIMGIVDPEPDSFDISLTCGCDDVALELSARFEDKQLMRNAHVSGSWGEEETAIPFFPFIPHQPFRMEIHCEHQSFRVIVDGQPLFDFYHRVHSLMAIDTIQINGSLTITKLN; from the exons ATGGCGGAGCTCGGAGTAGGAGAGGATGTC AGGTCAGGAACACCTGGTAAAAGGCTGGACACATCTGGACAGATCTCCCCGTTTGTTTCTCCCAGTAAAGATGAGCAGAAGCAGCTG GCAGTGCCGTTCTGTGGCAGTATAAAGGGTGGGATGCGACCAgggaagaagatcaccatcatgggcATTGTAGATCCGGAACCAGACAG tttCGACATCAGTCTGACATGTGGCTGTGATGACGTGGCTCTGGAGCTCAGTGCGAGGTTTGAGGATAAGCAGCTGATGAGAAACGCTCACGTCTCGGGGTCCTGGGGGGAGGAGGAGACCGCCATTCCTTTCTTCCCATTCATCCCACACCAGCCATTCAgg ATGGAGATCCACTGTGAGCACCAGAGTTTTCGTGTAATCGTGGACGGTCAGCCGCTCTTCGACTTCTATCACCGCGTGCACTCCCTGATGGCCATAGACACCATCCAGATCAATGGCAGCCTGACCATCACCAAACTCAACTGA
- the aftpha gene encoding aftiphilin a isoform X2 codes for MEPDVIRMYSSSPPPMEDGAEEEDDEFSDFTGVPNSVSFTEFDTPTSFDQLQALNATSPPELITNGRIVGLHGPAGTAKSNGGIPSSGQGDGPACRTFSVEEIKKVAEHPRGAHTNYSDSVSGNDWTGSDAVDCNGGVETLTNGFATFGTEGTTPPSCHKHRGAGSPSVDYSPDAVPSDDDGDDDFADFSAFSNADISSGGANWEHSNHGERPAEDHVKQPQSDGAQGTSIGSSIAVDNDEDACVTGFSSLALTEEASDGLSNGDWGFHAGASYEQRDLETDRTHLNSNELAGQVSTEPPLAQNGVVQNGLEVKDKVNSRVSPVSEDERGSSSEPTEEKGSGNDTETETETETSFGRPLSTDALEEFGDFSTTGSVPSPPLQEETATPADHSQLAEDDDDDGEDFGDFGDFGGAGFADFDQQGAPLESASRATRETTYAEEGEFGDFDAPQDAPKAERENEDGPKCVASEFPGSDSFADFASAPVESDGWQAFNEQDSNPEAGESWAAFGEDQDSAFSEKHVEVSQPVTAPSGGSSEDSRKDSLTASLVTRLEKLFLVSFPEASVPPFGEEVPPLRAFLEPSDQSEKEGGYRAPASGGLQDVWRQLQDIHNAFGLRHQWGGSHSNKTLLCSLGIDTRNILFTGQKKQPVIVPMYAASLGMLEPMKEPVKPVSAAEMIASIAQSPSVSADMNTCPADTVQESLPPVQFDWSSSGLTNPLDGVDPELYELTQAKLEVSGGGSRVADAFARLMSTVEKTNTSTRKLQVRKEENLSEEARRVIAGLPDLSFMQAKVLMFPSTLTPLPLSSSSSSPSPVPD; via the exons ATGGAGCCGGACGTGATCCGCATGTAttcctcctcccctcctcccaTGGAGGACGGCGCCGAGGAGGAGGACGACGAGTTCAGCGACTTCACCGGCGTCCCCAACAGCGTCAGCTTTACGGAGTTCGACACGCCGACCTCGTTTGATCAGTTGCAGGCCTTAAACGCCACTTCGCCTCCGGAGCTGATCACGAACGGACGGATCGTCGGACTGCACGGACCTGCGGGGACCGCCAAGTCCAACGGCGGGATTCCGAGCAGTGGCCAGGGAGATGGTCCAGCTTGTAGGACATTTAGCGTGGAGGAGATCAAGAAGGTGGCGGAGCATCCTCGCGGAGCTCACACAAACTATTCGGACTCGGTTTCCGGGAACGACTGGACTGGTAGTGATGCTGTTGACTGTAACGGAGGGGTTGAAACCCTGACGAATGGTTTTGCAACTTTTGGCACAGAGGGAACGACGCCTCCCTCGTGCCACAAACACAGGGGAGCAGGGAGTCCCTCTGTGGATTACAGTCCTGACGCCGTCCCCAGTGACGATGACGGCGACGACGATTTTGCGGATTTCTCCGCTTTTTCAAATGCTGACATTTCCAGTGGTGGAGCAAACTGGGAGCATTCAAATCATGGGGAGCGACCAGCAGAGGACCACGTTAAACAGCCGCAGAGCGACGGAGCGCAAGGGACTAGCATAGGTAGCAGCATAGCGGTGGACAATGACGAGGACGCTTGTGTTACAGGGTTTTCCTCACTAGCGTTGACTGAGGAGGCTTCTGATGGCCTTAGCAATGGAGACTGGGGTTTCCATGCAGGCGCTAGTTACGAGCAAAGGGATTTGGAAACTGACCGCACGCATCTGAACTCTAATGAACTCGCTGGGCAGGTTAGCACAGAGCCACCGTTGGCTCAAAACGGTGTAGTGCAGAACGGCTTGGAAGTCAAGGACAAGGTGAACAGCAGGGTGTCTCCTGTCTCGGAAGACGAGAGGGGTAGCAGCAGTGAGCCTACGGAAGAGAAGGGGTCTGGGAACGACACGGAAACCGAGACGGAAACGGAGACCTCTTTCGGCCGACCGCTGTCGACGGATGCGCTGGAGGAATTCGGAGATTTCAGCACGACGGGGTCCGTTCCTTCTCCTCCGCTCCAGGAAGAGACGGCCACTCCCGCCGACCACAGCCAGCTGGCAGAGGACGACGATGACGACGGCGAGGACTTTGGCGACTTCGGCGACTTCGGCGGTGCTGGCTTTGCTGATTTCGACCAGCAGGGTGCGCCTTTGGAATCGGCTTCCCGAGCCACTCGAGAAACCACTTACGCAGAGGAGGGTGAGTTTGGTGATTTCGATGCTCCTCAAGACGCACCCAAGGCGGAGCGAGAAAATGAGGACGGGCCGAAGTGTGTAGCGTCCGAATTTCCTGGCAGCGACAGTTTTGCGGACTTCGCTTCGGCTCCTGTAGAAAGCGACGGATGGCAGGCGTTCAACGAGCAAGATTCGAATCCGGAAGCAGGGGAATCCTGGGCAGCATTTGGCGAAGACCAGGACTCTGCGTTTTCGGAAAAGCACGTCGAAGTCTCGCAGCCGGTCACTGCGCCCTCTGGTGGCAGCAGTGAGGACAGCAGGAAAGACAGCCTAACA GCCTCTCTGGTCACCCGTCTGGAGAAGCTTTTCCTGGTCAGTTTCCCTGAGGCTTCTGTTCCTCCGTTCGGGGAGGAGGTTCCTCCACTCAGAGCTTTCCTCGAGCCTTCAGACCAATCAGAAAAGGAGGGGGGATATCGAGCACCAGCCAGCGG AGGGCTGCAGGATGTGTGGCGGCAGCTGCAGGACATCCACAACGCCTTCGGCCTCCGACATCAGTGGGGCGGTTCCCATAGCAACAAAACACTGCTGTGCTCCTTGGGGATCGACACGAGAAACATA ttgttCACGGGTCAGAAGAAGCAGCCGGTGATCGTGCCCATGTACGCCGCCAGCCTG ggaaTGCTGGAACCCATGAAAGAGCCGGTGAAGCCCGTCTCAGCAGCCGAGATGATCGCCTCCATAGCACAGTCTCCCTCTGTCTCCGCAGATATGAACACCTGCCCTGCCGACACGGTGCAG GAGTCCCTCCCCCCAGTGCAGTTTGATTGGAGCAGCAGTGGCCTTACGAATCCTCTGGACG gAGTGGACCCGGAGCTGTACGAGCTGACCCAGGCTAAGCTGGAGGTGAGCGGTGGGGGCAGCAGGGTTGCGGACGCTTTCGCTCGGCTCATGTCCACAGTGGAGAAAACCAACACCTCCACCAG GAAGCTGCAGGTGCGAAAGGAGGAGAACCTGAGTGAAGAGGCTCGTCGGGTCATCGCCGGACTGCCTGACCTGTCCTTCATGCAGGCCAAAGTGCTGATGTTTCCCTCCACGCtcactcctctccctctctcctcctcctcttcatccccCTCTCCTGTCCCGGACTGA
- the aftpha gene encoding aftiphilin a isoform X1, with product MEPDVIRMYSSSPPPMEDGAEEEDDEFSDFTGVPNSVSFTEFDTPTSFDQLQALNATSPPELITNGRIVGLHGPAGTAKSNGGIPSSGQGDGPACRTFSVEEIKKVAEHPRGAHTNYSDSVSGNDWTGSDAVDCNGGVETLTNGFATFGTEGTTPPSCHKHRGAGSPSVDYSPDAVPSDDDGDDDFADFSAFSNADISSGGANWEHSNHGERPAEDHVKQPQSDGAQGTSIGSSIAVDNDEDACVTGFSSLALTEEASDGLSNGDWGFHAGASYEQRDLETDRTHLNSNELAGQVSTEPPLAQNGVVQNGLEVKDKVNSRVSPVSEDERGSSSEPTEEKGSGNDTETETETETSFGRPLSTDALEEFGDFSTTGSVPSPPLQEETATPADHSQLAEDDDDDGEDFGDFGDFGGAGFADFDQQGAPLESASRATRETTYAEEGEFGDFDAPQDAPKAERENEDGPKCVASEFPGSDSFADFASAPVESDGWQAFNEQDSNPEAGESWAAFGEDQDSAFSEKHVEVSQPVTAPSGGSSEDSRKDSLTASLVTRLEKLFLVSFPEASVPPFGEEVPPLRAFLEPSDQSEKEGGYRAPASGGLQDVWRQLQDIHNAFGLRHQWGGSHSNKTLLCSLGIDTRNILFTGQKKQPVIVPMYAASLGMLEPMKEPVKPVSAAEMIASIAQSPSVSADMNTCPADTVQESLPPVQFDWSSSGLTNPLDASGGSSLLNLDFFGPVDESPSSSTTSIPGVDPELYELTQAKLEVSGGGSRVADAFARLMSTVEKTNTSTRKLQVRKEENLSEEARRVIAGLPDLSFMQAKVLMFPSTLTPLPLSSSSSSPSPVPD from the exons ATGGAGCCGGACGTGATCCGCATGTAttcctcctcccctcctcccaTGGAGGACGGCGCCGAGGAGGAGGACGACGAGTTCAGCGACTTCACCGGCGTCCCCAACAGCGTCAGCTTTACGGAGTTCGACACGCCGACCTCGTTTGATCAGTTGCAGGCCTTAAACGCCACTTCGCCTCCGGAGCTGATCACGAACGGACGGATCGTCGGACTGCACGGACCTGCGGGGACCGCCAAGTCCAACGGCGGGATTCCGAGCAGTGGCCAGGGAGATGGTCCAGCTTGTAGGACATTTAGCGTGGAGGAGATCAAGAAGGTGGCGGAGCATCCTCGCGGAGCTCACACAAACTATTCGGACTCGGTTTCCGGGAACGACTGGACTGGTAGTGATGCTGTTGACTGTAACGGAGGGGTTGAAACCCTGACGAATGGTTTTGCAACTTTTGGCACAGAGGGAACGACGCCTCCCTCGTGCCACAAACACAGGGGAGCAGGGAGTCCCTCTGTGGATTACAGTCCTGACGCCGTCCCCAGTGACGATGACGGCGACGACGATTTTGCGGATTTCTCCGCTTTTTCAAATGCTGACATTTCCAGTGGTGGAGCAAACTGGGAGCATTCAAATCATGGGGAGCGACCAGCAGAGGACCACGTTAAACAGCCGCAGAGCGACGGAGCGCAAGGGACTAGCATAGGTAGCAGCATAGCGGTGGACAATGACGAGGACGCTTGTGTTACAGGGTTTTCCTCACTAGCGTTGACTGAGGAGGCTTCTGATGGCCTTAGCAATGGAGACTGGGGTTTCCATGCAGGCGCTAGTTACGAGCAAAGGGATTTGGAAACTGACCGCACGCATCTGAACTCTAATGAACTCGCTGGGCAGGTTAGCACAGAGCCACCGTTGGCTCAAAACGGTGTAGTGCAGAACGGCTTGGAAGTCAAGGACAAGGTGAACAGCAGGGTGTCTCCTGTCTCGGAAGACGAGAGGGGTAGCAGCAGTGAGCCTACGGAAGAGAAGGGGTCTGGGAACGACACGGAAACCGAGACGGAAACGGAGACCTCTTTCGGCCGACCGCTGTCGACGGATGCGCTGGAGGAATTCGGAGATTTCAGCACGACGGGGTCCGTTCCTTCTCCTCCGCTCCAGGAAGAGACGGCCACTCCCGCCGACCACAGCCAGCTGGCAGAGGACGACGATGACGACGGCGAGGACTTTGGCGACTTCGGCGACTTCGGCGGTGCTGGCTTTGCTGATTTCGACCAGCAGGGTGCGCCTTTGGAATCGGCTTCCCGAGCCACTCGAGAAACCACTTACGCAGAGGAGGGTGAGTTTGGTGATTTCGATGCTCCTCAAGACGCACCCAAGGCGGAGCGAGAAAATGAGGACGGGCCGAAGTGTGTAGCGTCCGAATTTCCTGGCAGCGACAGTTTTGCGGACTTCGCTTCGGCTCCTGTAGAAAGCGACGGATGGCAGGCGTTCAACGAGCAAGATTCGAATCCGGAAGCAGGGGAATCCTGGGCAGCATTTGGCGAAGACCAGGACTCTGCGTTTTCGGAAAAGCACGTCGAAGTCTCGCAGCCGGTCACTGCGCCCTCTGGTGGCAGCAGTGAGGACAGCAGGAAAGACAGCCTAACA GCCTCTCTGGTCACCCGTCTGGAGAAGCTTTTCCTGGTCAGTTTCCCTGAGGCTTCTGTTCCTCCGTTCGGGGAGGAGGTTCCTCCACTCAGAGCTTTCCTCGAGCCTTCAGACCAATCAGAAAAGGAGGGGGGATATCGAGCACCAGCCAGCGG AGGGCTGCAGGATGTGTGGCGGCAGCTGCAGGACATCCACAACGCCTTCGGCCTCCGACATCAGTGGGGCGGTTCCCATAGCAACAAAACACTGCTGTGCTCCTTGGGGATCGACACGAGAAACATA ttgttCACGGGTCAGAAGAAGCAGCCGGTGATCGTGCCCATGTACGCCGCCAGCCTG ggaaTGCTGGAACCCATGAAAGAGCCGGTGAAGCCCGTCTCAGCAGCCGAGATGATCGCCTCCATAGCACAGTCTCCCTCTGTCTCCGCAGATATGAACACCTGCCCTGCCGACACGGTGCAG GAGTCCCTCCCCCCAGTGCAGTTTGATTGGAGCAGCAGTGGCCTTACGAATCCTCTGGACG CGAGTGGAGGCTCGTCTCTGCTGAATCTGGATTTTTTTGGCCCGGTGGACGAGTCGccctccagctccaccacctCCATACCAG gAGTGGACCCGGAGCTGTACGAGCTGACCCAGGCTAAGCTGGAGGTGAGCGGTGGGGGCAGCAGGGTTGCGGACGCTTTCGCTCGGCTCATGTCCACAGTGGAGAAAACCAACACCTCCACCAG GAAGCTGCAGGTGCGAAAGGAGGAGAACCTGAGTGAAGAGGCTCGTCGGGTCATCGCCGGACTGCCTGACCTGTCCTTCATGCAGGCCAAAGTGCTGATGTTTCCCTCCACGCtcactcctctccctctctcctcctcctcttcatccccCTCTCCTGTCCCGGACTGA